GGAAGGGAAATTGATAACAACTAATTCCTTCCACTGGTTGATGATGAGGGTGGGCGCTTGTCTGAAGAGTATAGGTATAAGTGAAGAAAGCTTGGCTAAAAATTTGAAACCACAGGTAATGGCTATTGCGATTAAAAACTGTCCTGGTTTGGAGTCTTTGGACTTAACCGCGGTAACTATAAGACCGTCGGCATTGAGGGAAATGGAACCTCCAGCACCACGACTGACCTGCCTTAAACTAGGGAAATGCGACGGACCAGTGGACCCAGGGCTGTTCAATGTGCTGGAATCTGCCAGACACTTGAGATCGTTCTGCGCACTGGGGACAGATATTACCGGTAGATCCTTGTTAGCCATAACCAAAGATCTCCAACAGCTTACTCTCCACgactgtataatattaaaacctGAAATCTTATCGAAAATGCTTCAGGAATTAACGAGCCTGGAGTATCTAGACATAAGCAAATGCGATGGCCTAATAGATCACACCATTCTACAAGTGTTAATTGACAATATTAACCTCCACGCCACTTTAACAATAATCAAGTTTCATTTTTGCTCCTTTAAAGAGTCTGTTCCTGAAATAGAAATGGAGGAGGACAATGAAGCAGCCGAGAGGGGAGAGTTTGTTGAACTGGAGCTGGGGCCAGTGGAGATGGCAGTTTCTTTCCCCTGCAGGTACAAAAATGTGACCAGCCTAAGCCTCACGTTTTGCGGATGGGTAGTCTCCGGCCTCGTTTCGGAAATTGCACTGCATATGCAGGATGTAACGTCCTTAAACATCAGTGGTTGCACAAATATCAAGGGAGAATTCACCCTGGAACCGCTGCGACAAATGCAGAAACTCCGGATCCTGAGTGCCAACAACATGCATCCCAGCGTCGGAGGGTGGTTCCTGCAGTTCCTCAAGGGCTTGGTGGAGGTACACTGTAGGGAGAATCAAGGCATCTCCGACGAGGACATATGCGGTATGCTGCGGCAGTGCCCTGAAATAGCCATAGTCGACGTAGAGAGGTGCCAAAACATCGGCAAACCGGTACTAACTTGCGCCTACGAGGTAGTGACAAGGGCTCACAGGACCGAGCCAATACATTTATACATCGGAGGTACCCAGATTACGCGATCCACAAAGTACAAACGCAACCATTTTCTACATGTTACCTACGACCTGATGTACGAGCCCCTATTTAGACCCATCTAAATTGTAACAGGATTGCATTGCGAcaatgtgcaaacattatgggatttccctagtccaATGCAACCTGAGCACATACGTCCATAAGCGCTACTGTACTTATACCTTCAGTATACAtcgtcggggacgacgatgattccaaggagggagggatgttacgttcggaacgaaaaatttctctttttaagacggggtatgcatcaacaacgcctagcgttatgggaaatccctcgttgatcatactcccgcctagttagttaataataaattagtaaaatcagaaccccttcttcgaagcatcgtcgcctcgacatattgccgtcccgtgataaggataaggcggtgctgacgcagcggcgttctcaccagaaagtcgcgctccgaaagacccagtggctctcttgctgtaccgaattcgctctgtgtaagcggcaggagtgtggttcaacaatgccttgcagcattgtgggaaagccctcgttgagcgcacccctgaccgtcgcgctaaacattgtaacataatcagtaacggctacatcaggaatgcgcacactgggttccttcttggaagattgacggaatcgtatactttacatccggtcaccgatgcagggaacgacgccgtcccacggttttgtcgcacgtttcgtggattgttaattagttaggaattgttcttttagacccctatcacaatttctgatagtcaaccgactgtgggattcccctagtcagaaattgtgtatatgaatttatgtatgatgaggaaaaggccttcagctatgtgaaattgtactgtgttgatgtcatggtttatagtgcgtacatatgttccgcaaatacagttaatataattttctcgatcgtatatttgaatcaagagagtatgacggatggatgtgagcaaacacacatacaccccgcctcgctaagtggaggggcccatgcatggtcaagcgataagatgcagcgtaagcattttcggtacggacccactgtggtcgctgccgagagcgtgaagctgcggcactctgtgacgataaatcgtgaggtgcgtgtcattgggtccgcgaagtcttttagagctagagttctccggtctactgtgtaaccgcgtgaaagactcgactttgcgaaacaaatattctaataacttcgaaactatttattctgttaacgatttaatccaaatttttattgtatctactagttaaaattattattattcagtttcatttcataattcaactcagtactactctgtgacgataaatcgtgaggtgcgtgtcattgggtccgcgaagtcttatagagctagagttctccggtctactgtgtaaccgcgtgaaagactcaactttgcgaaacaattcaaatcctaaacttttcaaaactaattattcgcttaacttactcagttaataatttaatttacattatttccgtttcaatttataattcaaatcaagtgtgtgtgtgtgtgttttcgcgtctaatccttctttctgattcaggtttatcagcgatccagaaagttttccaaaacttaaaaagcaaatttaaagcatattgtcaattagattattgtgactgtctggtgagttgcacatcttatctctttttgtacacgaaaatacaccgttataattaattcgtacctaacgataatttctgacagtcaaacgactgtgggattcccctagtcaggaattataccgatttcacaaacgtctattccttctaaattattgattgatttgttcatattcagttctgttaaatgttttacatccattcattatttaatcattaaaactttatttactattaaattctactcatcaattacctatctgattccattgaaaagacccgtacgggactagagcaccaacgatcccaaaatctaccccttctccttctgagaaggtacctaaataattatcaactaaaagaatcgactgttacgactgcggcgagcctccttgctttttctaaatcataaactcaatccagcaatacttgatagtctaacgactgtgggatacccctaatcgatattgcgtctaaaaatcgtgccgctcgaacactaaaaaggccgcggcacgtaacataggaaaataaatagagaaaaaataggtaaattatctggagaaaaaataggtgtatacatagagataaatagctaaataattcaaagaaaaaaag
The nucleotide sequence above comes from Andrena cerasifolii isolate SP2316 unplaced genomic scaffold, iyAndCera1_principal scaffold0289, whole genome shotgun sequence. Encoded proteins:
- the LOC143378108 gene encoding putative RNA-binding protein EEED8.10, whose protein sequence is MASSSQWQQNSAERRLFVSRLSPYTKKEKLLEVFRPYGVEHAVVMRKTTGNCAFLTFATLDGTRKALAAADVGIICHKRKLRVLMADSWHSSKLIPPRPDVTPFPGIDLSDKIPLPTECIAKIASYLPFADRGRLEMVSRRWRQGSLASYHHMRHIDLNNWCWPNAWEGKLITTNSFHWLMMRVGACLKSIGISEESLAKNLKPQVMAIAIKNCPGLESLDLTAVTIRPSALREMEPPAPRLTCLKLGKCDGPVDPGLFNVLESARHLRSFCALGTDITGRSLLAITKDLQQLTLHDCIILKPEILSKMLQELTSLEYLDISKCDGLIDHTILQVLIDNINLHATLTIIKFHFCSFKESVPEIEMEEDNEAAERGEFVELELGPVEMAVSFPCRYKNVTSLSLTFCGWVVSGLVSEIALHMQDVTSLNISGCTNIKGEFTLEPLRQMQKLRILSANNMHPSVGGWFLQFLKGLVEVHCRENQGISDEDICGMLRQCPEIAIVDVERCQNIGKPVLTCAYEVVTRAHRTEPIHLYIGGLHCDNVQTLWDFPSPMQPEHIRP